In the genome of Calothrix sp. PCC 6303, the window GAACCAATTGACGAGAGTGAAAATCCTTTAATTAGGTTTGCGATTGCATCGCTTTTAGTTGGTGGTGTCATGGGTTTTGGCTGGATGGTATGGTCTATTTTCTTTGCTTCTAAACCTATTGTTAAAGCTCCTAACCCGAAGGAAACTCCAACAGTGGTAGTTTCTGGAGAAAGTGATGAAGCAGCACTTCTCAAGGCAGAATTAGCACTACGTAACCAAGCAAGTCGCAATCTCGAACAACCCCAAAAGCAAGTAAAACCTGAGCGTATTCAACCCGTGACAAACTCGAAAGTTCGTCCTGTCAATCCTCCACCTCCAAGAATTATCCGTGAAAGAGTCCCATCTCCACCAAGAATTATTCGAGAAACTGTAACCGTAAACAAACCACAGTCAAAACCTGTTTCTGTAACTTCTCCTACTCCCAAATTGGAAAAAATTGACCCCTTTGAGCGATGGAATCAACTTGCAACTTTGGGACAAAAAACTATAAAAAATAGTGATCTTACCGAAGATAAAGAAATATCAAATTTACCGAGGGATAACACCACAGCAAATATTCCCGAACAATCAACTACAGACAAGACTTTTCAACAAAACGAATCTACCAATATTATCCCCGCAGTCGCAATTAGTAATAGCCAAAGTAATTCTCCAACCACTTTAACAAATCAAACACCAGGGGAATGGGGAATTTTAAATCGAACGAATCCGAATATCGAGAGAAATTATCCCCAGACAGCTTTTTCTGAAGCTAATTCCCCAATGCAAATCCAAATTGGAACAACAGCGAAAGGGGATGTGGTAGTGCCATTAATCTGGACACAGCAAGGTAAAAATGGAGTTAGATTTGCAGTCCGATCGCATGAAGATATCCGCTCTACTAATAATCGCGTTGTTTTTCCCAAAGGAACTATTTTAATTGTAGATGTAGATGCAATATCCGAGGAAAATAAATTAGTTCAAAATAACGTCACCGCAATTATTTTCACAGACAAATTTGCTCGCATCCAACAGCAACAAATACCCCAAGGTGTAATTTCTATTCAAGCAGAAAATCAGAAACCACTAATTGCCAAATCCATGATGGATAAAGGTCAAG includes:
- a CDS encoding TrbI/VirB10 family protein, with amino-acid sequence MLIMKNTQENYIQESLDEKLTPEEEREISGYQPEQVALIDQEFLIQRDSEQAEPIDESENPLIRFAIASLLVGGVMGFGWMVWSIFFASKPIVKAPNPKETPTVVVSGESDEAALLKAELALRNQASRNLEQPQKQVKPERIQPVTNSKVRPVNPPPPRIIRERVPSPPRIIRETVTVNKPQSKPVSVTSPTPKLEKIDPFERWNQLATLGQKTIKNSDLTEDKEISNLPRDNTTANIPEQSTTDKTFQQNESTNIIPAVAISNSQSNSPTTLTNQTPGEWGILNRTNPNIERNYPQTAFSEANSPMQIQIGTTAKGDVVVPLIWTQQGKNGVRFAVRSHEDIRSTNNRVVFPKGTILIVDVDAISEENKLVQNNVTAIIFTDKFARIQQQQIPQGVISIQAENQKPLIAKSMMDKGQAIAQQDILIGLLGAAGRAGEVFNQNQSQSSIVTSNGNFNSQVITSKANKPNILAAAVEGFFKPMSQRLSQRADKASSEISNSPDVAILPVNTKVSIFFNNFLEISHYN